In Xiphophorus maculatus strain JP 163 A chromosome 2, X_maculatus-5.0-male, whole genome shotgun sequence, one genomic interval encodes:
- the lctl gene encoding lactase-like protein isoform X2 has translation MQPCCGNSVCHVLMLVLCLSAAEDFDWTKNNHGSFYYGTFPTGFSWGAGGSAYQTEGAWDKDGKGLSIWDVFSHKKGKIQLNDTGDSSCESYYKIKDDISLMKEIRLNHYRFSISWPRIIPTGVKSDHVNGKGIQFYDELIDHLLENHITPIVTLYHWDLPQVLQEKYGGWQNISMVNHFNDFANLCFEKFGDRVKHWITFNNPWSMAVEGYETGEHAPGLKLRGTGAYRAAHHIIKAHAKVWHTYDTQWRAKQKGLVGISLSGDWGEPVDISNQKDIEAAERYVQFYLGWFATPIFHGDYPQVMKDFVGRKSVQQGLGTSRLPVFSSQEKSYIKGTCDFLGIGHFTTRYITQRNDPTGRSSNSYFTDRDLAELVDPRWPDPGSEWLYSVPWGFRRLLNFVKTQYGNPMIYVTENGVSEKMMCTELCDEWRIQYYKDYINEMLKAIRDGVNVKGYTAWSLLDKFEWDEGYSERFGLYYVDFRNKNKPRYPKASVQFYKRIISSNGFPNQREVENWRRKAVEMCSSSNQLLAAEEQRSTAANILRLIHDPLTSHMEMVTEIVVPTVCTLSILISAVLLMFLLRRRN, from the exons ATGCAGCCCTGCTGTGGCAACAGTGTGTGCCATGTGCTTATGTTGGTGCTGTGTCTGTCTGCGGCTGAGGACTTCGACTGGACAAAGAACAACCACGGCTCCTTCTATTATGGCACTTTTCCAACTG GATTTTCATGGGGTGCCGGAGGTTCAGCCTATCAAACAGAAGGAGCCTGGGACAAAGACGGAAAAGGACTGAGCATCTGGGATGTGTTCAGTCACAAAAAGGGCAAAATCCAACTAAATGACACGGGGGATTCCTCCTGTGAAAGCTACTACAAAATCAAG GATGATATTTCTCTGATGAAGGAGATAAGGCTTAACCACTATCGTTTCTCTATCTCATGGCCCAGAATTATTCCCACTGGTGTAAAGT CTGACCATGTAAATGGAAAAGGAATACAGTTCTATGATGAACTAATTGACCACCTACTGGAGAACCATATCACTCCCATTGTTACACTATATCACTGGGATCTGCCTCAG GTTTTACAAGAGAAATATGGTGGATGGCAAAACATAAGTATGGTCAATCATTTCAATGACTTCGCCAacctttgttttgaaaaatttggTGATAGAGTGAAGCACTGGATCACTTTCAACAATCCATGG TCTATGGCTGTTGAAGGTTATGAGACAGGTGAGCATGCTCCTGGGCTGAAGCTGAGAGGAACTGGGGCTTATAGAGCTGCACATCACATCATAAAG GCACATGCCAAAGTTTGGCACACTTATGATACACAGTGGAGGGCGAAACAAAAAG GTCTGGTGGGCATCTCTTTGTCAGGAGACTGGGGTGAGCCGGTGGATATCAGCAACCAGAAAGACATTGAAGCAGCAGAGAGATATGTACAGTTCTATCTGGGCTGGTTTGCCACACCCATCTTTCATGGAGACTACCCTCAAGTAATGAAAGACTTTGTCG GAAGGAAGAGTGTGCAGCAGGGACTAGGGACATCTCGACTGCCTGTGTTTTCTTCACAAGAGAAGAGCTACATAAAGGGGACGTGTGACTTCCTTGGCATCGGCCATTTCACCACCCGGTACATCACCCAGAGAAATGATCCAACAGGCCGTAGCAGCAACAGCTACTTCACAGACCGTGATCTGGCTGAACTGGTGGACCCCCGGTGGCCTGATCCTGGGTCAGAATGGCTCTACTCTGTGCCATGGGGTTTCAGACGTTTGCTGAATTTTGTCAAG ACTCAGTATGGGAACCCTATGATTTACGTGACTGAGAATGGAGTTTCTGAGAAGATGATGTGCACAGAGCTGTGTGATGAATGGAGGATACAATATTATAAAGACTACATCAATGAGATGCTAAAAG CTATAAGAGATGGAGTCAATGTAAAGGGCTACACTGCATGGTCTTTGCTGGACAAGTTTGAGTGGGACGAAGGCTACTCTGAGAGATTTGGCTTGTACTATGTGgacttcagaaacaaaaacaaacctcgATATCCGAAAGCTTCTGTGCAGTTTTACAAACGGATCATCAGCTCCAATGGATTTCCAAATCAAAGAGAG GTTGAAAACTGGAGGAGGAAGGCTGTTGAGATGTGTTCTTCCAGCAACCAGCTACTAGCAGCAG AGGAACAGCGGAGTACTGCTGCCAATATTCTAAGACTTATACATG ACCCGCTGACCAGCCACATGGAGATGGTGACTGAGATTGTCGTCCCCACAGTGTGCACACTCTCCATTTTGATCAGCGCTGTTTTGCTCATGTTTCTGCTGCGAAGAAGGAACTAG
- the snapc5 gene encoding snRNA-activating protein complex subunit 5: MHSRLQELKKEEETLLKIKVMLQDQLNRLKFEEGALKSIISAQTEEGASHDPSPENEVQINLDDETEINRTKLLLNSAEDYDMEEEDEDDEDEENEYDEEDEENEFEFVPEADEEDDNY; the protein is encoded by the exons ATGCACAGCCGTTTGCAGGAGCTGAAGAAGGAAGAGGAGACTCTCCTCAAAATCAAAGTCATGCTACAAGACCAGCTGAACCGCCTGAAG TTTGAAGAAGGGGCCTTGAAGTCTATTATCAGCGCTCAAACAGAAGAAGGAGCTTCACATGACCCCTCGCCAGAAAATGAG GTTCAGATTAATCTTGACGATGAGACCGAAATCAATCGAACCAAACTCTTGCTGAATAGTGCAGAGGATTATGACATGGAGGAAGAAGACGAAGATGATGAAGACGAGGAGAATGAATatgatgaagaggatgaagagAATGAGTTTGAATTTGTGCCTGAAGCAGATGAGGAGGATGATAATTACTAA
- the lctl gene encoding lactase-like protein isoform X3, protein MQPCCGNSVCHVLMLVLCLSAAEDFDWTKNNHGSFYYGTFPTGFSWGAGGSAYQTEGAWDKDGKGLSIWDVFSHKKGKIQLNDTGDSSCESYYKIKDDISLMKEIRLNHYRFSISWPRIIPTGVKSDHVNGKGIQFYDELIDHLLENHITPIVTLYHWDLPQVLQEKYGGWQNISMVNHFNDFANLCFEKFGDRVKHWITFNNPWSMAVEGYETGEHAPGLKLRGTGAYRAAHHIIKAHAKVWHTYDTQWRAKQKGLVGISLSGDWGEPVDISNQKDIEAAERYVQFYLGWFATPIFHGDYPQVMKDFVGRKSVQQGLGTSRLPVFSSQEKSYIKGTCDFLGIGHFTTRYITQRNDPTGRSSNSYFTDRDLAELVDPRWPDPGSEWLYSVPWGFRRLLNFVKTQYGNPMIYVTENGVSEKMMCTELCDEWRIQYYKDYINEMLKAIRDGVNVKGYTAWSLLDKFEWDEGYSERFGLYYVDFRNKNKPRYPKASVQFYKRIISSNGFPNQREVENWRRKAVEMCSSSNQLLAADPLTSHMEMVTEIVVPTVCTLSILISAVLLMFLLRRRN, encoded by the exons ATGCAGCCCTGCTGTGGCAACAGTGTGTGCCATGTGCTTATGTTGGTGCTGTGTCTGTCTGCGGCTGAGGACTTCGACTGGACAAAGAACAACCACGGCTCCTTCTATTATGGCACTTTTCCAACTG GATTTTCATGGGGTGCCGGAGGTTCAGCCTATCAAACAGAAGGAGCCTGGGACAAAGACGGAAAAGGACTGAGCATCTGGGATGTGTTCAGTCACAAAAAGGGCAAAATCCAACTAAATGACACGGGGGATTCCTCCTGTGAAAGCTACTACAAAATCAAG GATGATATTTCTCTGATGAAGGAGATAAGGCTTAACCACTATCGTTTCTCTATCTCATGGCCCAGAATTATTCCCACTGGTGTAAAGT CTGACCATGTAAATGGAAAAGGAATACAGTTCTATGATGAACTAATTGACCACCTACTGGAGAACCATATCACTCCCATTGTTACACTATATCACTGGGATCTGCCTCAG GTTTTACAAGAGAAATATGGTGGATGGCAAAACATAAGTATGGTCAATCATTTCAATGACTTCGCCAacctttgttttgaaaaatttggTGATAGAGTGAAGCACTGGATCACTTTCAACAATCCATGG TCTATGGCTGTTGAAGGTTATGAGACAGGTGAGCATGCTCCTGGGCTGAAGCTGAGAGGAACTGGGGCTTATAGAGCTGCACATCACATCATAAAG GCACATGCCAAAGTTTGGCACACTTATGATACACAGTGGAGGGCGAAACAAAAAG GTCTGGTGGGCATCTCTTTGTCAGGAGACTGGGGTGAGCCGGTGGATATCAGCAACCAGAAAGACATTGAAGCAGCAGAGAGATATGTACAGTTCTATCTGGGCTGGTTTGCCACACCCATCTTTCATGGAGACTACCCTCAAGTAATGAAAGACTTTGTCG GAAGGAAGAGTGTGCAGCAGGGACTAGGGACATCTCGACTGCCTGTGTTTTCTTCACAAGAGAAGAGCTACATAAAGGGGACGTGTGACTTCCTTGGCATCGGCCATTTCACCACCCGGTACATCACCCAGAGAAATGATCCAACAGGCCGTAGCAGCAACAGCTACTTCACAGACCGTGATCTGGCTGAACTGGTGGACCCCCGGTGGCCTGATCCTGGGTCAGAATGGCTCTACTCTGTGCCATGGGGTTTCAGACGTTTGCTGAATTTTGTCAAG ACTCAGTATGGGAACCCTATGATTTACGTGACTGAGAATGGAGTTTCTGAGAAGATGATGTGCACAGAGCTGTGTGATGAATGGAGGATACAATATTATAAAGACTACATCAATGAGATGCTAAAAG CTATAAGAGATGGAGTCAATGTAAAGGGCTACACTGCATGGTCTTTGCTGGACAAGTTTGAGTGGGACGAAGGCTACTCTGAGAGATTTGGCTTGTACTATGTGgacttcagaaacaaaaacaaacctcgATATCCGAAAGCTTCTGTGCAGTTTTACAAACGGATCATCAGCTCCAATGGATTTCCAAATCAAAGAGAG GTTGAAAACTGGAGGAGGAAGGCTGTTGAGATGTGTTCTTCCAGCAACCAGCTACTAGCAGCAG ACCCGCTGACCAGCCACATGGAGATGGTGACTGAGATTGTCGTCCCCACAGTGTGCACACTCTCCATTTTGATCAGCGCTGTTTTGCTCATGTTTCTGCTGCGAAGAAGGAACTAG
- the lctl gene encoding lactase-like protein isoform X4: MQPCCGNSVCHVLMLVLCLSAAEDFDWTKNNHGSFYYGTFPTGFSWGAGGSAYQTEGAWDKDGKGLSIWDVFSHKKGKIQLNDTGDSSCESYYKIKDDISLMKEIRLNHYRFSISWPRIIPTGVKSDHVNGKGIQFYDELIDHLLENHITPIVTLYHWDLPQVLQEKYGGWQNISMVNHFNDFANLCFEKFGDRVKHWITFNNPWSMAVEGYETGEHAPGLKLRGTGAYRAAHHIIKAHAKVWHTYDTQWRAKQKGLVGISLSGDWGEPVDISNQKDIEAAERYVQFYLGWFATPIFHGDYPQVMKDFVGRKSVQQGLGTSRLPVFSSQEKSYIKGTCDFLGIGHFTTRYITQRNDPTGRSSNSYFTDRDLAELVDPRWPDPGSEWLYSVPWGFRRLLNFVKTQYGNPMIYVTENGVSEKMMCTELCDEWRIQYYKDYINEMLKAIRDGVNVKGYTAWSLLDKFEWDEGYSERFGLYYVDFRNKNKPRYPKASVQFYKRIISSNGFPNQREVENWRRKAVEMCSSSNQLLAAARRKSKEHAEMPKVWPVHDEV; encoded by the exons ATGCAGCCCTGCTGTGGCAACAGTGTGTGCCATGTGCTTATGTTGGTGCTGTGTCTGTCTGCGGCTGAGGACTTCGACTGGACAAAGAACAACCACGGCTCCTTCTATTATGGCACTTTTCCAACTG GATTTTCATGGGGTGCCGGAGGTTCAGCCTATCAAACAGAAGGAGCCTGGGACAAAGACGGAAAAGGACTGAGCATCTGGGATGTGTTCAGTCACAAAAAGGGCAAAATCCAACTAAATGACACGGGGGATTCCTCCTGTGAAAGCTACTACAAAATCAAG GATGATATTTCTCTGATGAAGGAGATAAGGCTTAACCACTATCGTTTCTCTATCTCATGGCCCAGAATTATTCCCACTGGTGTAAAGT CTGACCATGTAAATGGAAAAGGAATACAGTTCTATGATGAACTAATTGACCACCTACTGGAGAACCATATCACTCCCATTGTTACACTATATCACTGGGATCTGCCTCAG GTTTTACAAGAGAAATATGGTGGATGGCAAAACATAAGTATGGTCAATCATTTCAATGACTTCGCCAacctttgttttgaaaaatttggTGATAGAGTGAAGCACTGGATCACTTTCAACAATCCATGG TCTATGGCTGTTGAAGGTTATGAGACAGGTGAGCATGCTCCTGGGCTGAAGCTGAGAGGAACTGGGGCTTATAGAGCTGCACATCACATCATAAAG GCACATGCCAAAGTTTGGCACACTTATGATACACAGTGGAGGGCGAAACAAAAAG GTCTGGTGGGCATCTCTTTGTCAGGAGACTGGGGTGAGCCGGTGGATATCAGCAACCAGAAAGACATTGAAGCAGCAGAGAGATATGTACAGTTCTATCTGGGCTGGTTTGCCACACCCATCTTTCATGGAGACTACCCTCAAGTAATGAAAGACTTTGTCG GAAGGAAGAGTGTGCAGCAGGGACTAGGGACATCTCGACTGCCTGTGTTTTCTTCACAAGAGAAGAGCTACATAAAGGGGACGTGTGACTTCCTTGGCATCGGCCATTTCACCACCCGGTACATCACCCAGAGAAATGATCCAACAGGCCGTAGCAGCAACAGCTACTTCACAGACCGTGATCTGGCTGAACTGGTGGACCCCCGGTGGCCTGATCCTGGGTCAGAATGGCTCTACTCTGTGCCATGGGGTTTCAGACGTTTGCTGAATTTTGTCAAG ACTCAGTATGGGAACCCTATGATTTACGTGACTGAGAATGGAGTTTCTGAGAAGATGATGTGCACAGAGCTGTGTGATGAATGGAGGATACAATATTATAAAGACTACATCAATGAGATGCTAAAAG CTATAAGAGATGGAGTCAATGTAAAGGGCTACACTGCATGGTCTTTGCTGGACAAGTTTGAGTGGGACGAAGGCTACTCTGAGAGATTTGGCTTGTACTATGTGgacttcagaaacaaaaacaaacctcgATATCCGAAAGCTTCTGTGCAGTTTTACAAACGGATCATCAGCTCCAATGGATTTCCAAATCAAAGAGAG GTTGAAAACTGGAGGAGGAAGGCTGTTGAGATGTGTTCTTCCAGCAACCAGCTACTAGCAGCAG CTAGAAGAAAATCCAAGGAACATGCTGAGATGCCAAAGGTTTGGCCAGTGCATGATGAAGTTTAG
- the lctl gene encoding lactase-like protein isoform X1: protein MGSHPSSYIREDLISLCGRRTMQPCCGNSVCHVLMLVLCLSAAEDFDWTKNNHGSFYYGTFPTGFSWGAGGSAYQTEGAWDKDGKGLSIWDVFSHKKGKIQLNDTGDSSCESYYKIKDDISLMKEIRLNHYRFSISWPRIIPTGVKSDHVNGKGIQFYDELIDHLLENHITPIVTLYHWDLPQVLQEKYGGWQNISMVNHFNDFANLCFEKFGDRVKHWITFNNPWSMAVEGYETGEHAPGLKLRGTGAYRAAHHIIKAHAKVWHTYDTQWRAKQKGLVGISLSGDWGEPVDISNQKDIEAAERYVQFYLGWFATPIFHGDYPQVMKDFVGRKSVQQGLGTSRLPVFSSQEKSYIKGTCDFLGIGHFTTRYITQRNDPTGRSSNSYFTDRDLAELVDPRWPDPGSEWLYSVPWGFRRLLNFVKTQYGNPMIYVTENGVSEKMMCTELCDEWRIQYYKDYINEMLKAIRDGVNVKGYTAWSLLDKFEWDEGYSERFGLYYVDFRNKNKPRYPKASVQFYKRIISSNGFPNQREVENWRRKAVEMCSSSNQLLAAEEQRSTAANILRLIHDPLTSHMEMVTEIVVPTVCTLSILISAVLLMFLLRRRN, encoded by the exons ATGGGCTCTCATCCATCCTCATACATCAGGGAAGATCTCATCAGTTTGTGCGGCAGGAGAACCATGCAGCCCTGCTGTGGCAACAGTGTGTGCCATGTGCTTATGTTGGTGCTGTGTCTGTCTGCGGCTGAGGACTTCGACTGGACAAAGAACAACCACGGCTCCTTCTATTATGGCACTTTTCCAACTG GATTTTCATGGGGTGCCGGAGGTTCAGCCTATCAAACAGAAGGAGCCTGGGACAAAGACGGAAAAGGACTGAGCATCTGGGATGTGTTCAGTCACAAAAAGGGCAAAATCCAACTAAATGACACGGGGGATTCCTCCTGTGAAAGCTACTACAAAATCAAG GATGATATTTCTCTGATGAAGGAGATAAGGCTTAACCACTATCGTTTCTCTATCTCATGGCCCAGAATTATTCCCACTGGTGTAAAGT CTGACCATGTAAATGGAAAAGGAATACAGTTCTATGATGAACTAATTGACCACCTACTGGAGAACCATATCACTCCCATTGTTACACTATATCACTGGGATCTGCCTCAG GTTTTACAAGAGAAATATGGTGGATGGCAAAACATAAGTATGGTCAATCATTTCAATGACTTCGCCAacctttgttttgaaaaatttggTGATAGAGTGAAGCACTGGATCACTTTCAACAATCCATGG TCTATGGCTGTTGAAGGTTATGAGACAGGTGAGCATGCTCCTGGGCTGAAGCTGAGAGGAACTGGGGCTTATAGAGCTGCACATCACATCATAAAG GCACATGCCAAAGTTTGGCACACTTATGATACACAGTGGAGGGCGAAACAAAAAG GTCTGGTGGGCATCTCTTTGTCAGGAGACTGGGGTGAGCCGGTGGATATCAGCAACCAGAAAGACATTGAAGCAGCAGAGAGATATGTACAGTTCTATCTGGGCTGGTTTGCCACACCCATCTTTCATGGAGACTACCCTCAAGTAATGAAAGACTTTGTCG GAAGGAAGAGTGTGCAGCAGGGACTAGGGACATCTCGACTGCCTGTGTTTTCTTCACAAGAGAAGAGCTACATAAAGGGGACGTGTGACTTCCTTGGCATCGGCCATTTCACCACCCGGTACATCACCCAGAGAAATGATCCAACAGGCCGTAGCAGCAACAGCTACTTCACAGACCGTGATCTGGCTGAACTGGTGGACCCCCGGTGGCCTGATCCTGGGTCAGAATGGCTCTACTCTGTGCCATGGGGTTTCAGACGTTTGCTGAATTTTGTCAAG ACTCAGTATGGGAACCCTATGATTTACGTGACTGAGAATGGAGTTTCTGAGAAGATGATGTGCACAGAGCTGTGTGATGAATGGAGGATACAATATTATAAAGACTACATCAATGAGATGCTAAAAG CTATAAGAGATGGAGTCAATGTAAAGGGCTACACTGCATGGTCTTTGCTGGACAAGTTTGAGTGGGACGAAGGCTACTCTGAGAGATTTGGCTTGTACTATGTGgacttcagaaacaaaaacaaacctcgATATCCGAAAGCTTCTGTGCAGTTTTACAAACGGATCATCAGCTCCAATGGATTTCCAAATCAAAGAGAG GTTGAAAACTGGAGGAGGAAGGCTGTTGAGATGTGTTCTTCCAGCAACCAGCTACTAGCAGCAG AGGAACAGCGGAGTACTGCTGCCAATATTCTAAGACTTATACATG ACCCGCTGACCAGCCACATGGAGATGGTGACTGAGATTGTCGTCCCCACAGTGTGCACACTCTCCATTTTGATCAGCGCTGTTTTGCTCATGTTTCTGCTGCGAAGAAGGAACTAG